The Streptomyces venezuelae genomic interval TGACCCTGCTCCTGCTCCCCGACTCCACGGCGAAGCCGCTCATGTGGGCGGTCTGGGCGGCGGCCCTCGCCGGCATCGCCTTCCGCGTCTTCTGGGTCGGCGCACCGCGCTGGCTGTACACGCCCTGCTACATCGCGATGGGCTGGGCCGCCGTCTTCTTCCTGCCGGACTTCATGCGCGCGGGCGGCATCGCCGTCCTCGTCCTCGTCATCGTCGGCGGTCTGCTCTACAGCGCGGGCGGGGTCATCTACGGCATGAAGCGCCCGAACCCCTCCCCCCGCTGGTTCGGCTTCCACGAGGTCTTCCACTCGCTGACCCTCGCGGCCTTCATCGTCCACTACGTCGGCATCTCGCTGGTCGCCTACCAGCACGCCTGACCCGCGACGACGGTCAGGGGCGGGCGGGAGCCCCCAGCGCGCCCCTGACGATCCGCGCCGACTCCGGATTGTCCGCGCACTCCCACACTCCGTGCGGGCAGTAGTCCGTCACCGTCTGGTAGACGGGCCGGTGCGTCGCGAACCAGTCGAGCATCCCCCGCACGTAGACCGGGTTGTCCCCGTTCCTGAAGAGCCCCCACTCCGGGTACGAGACGGGCTTCCCGTGCGCCGCCGCGAACCGCACGTGGTGCTCGAGCCCGTACTCCTCGGTCACCTGCTCCTCGAAGGAGAGCCCGGCCGGCTGGTCGTAGGCGTCCATCCCGATGATGTCGACGACGTCGTCCCCGGGGTAGCAGAGCGGCCACGCCACGGCGTCGAGCCCGCGGCTCGGCGTGAAGTCGAAGCGGAACCGCTGCCCCGGCACGTCCCGCAGCACCCCCACGACCCGCCGCCAGTACGCCTTCCAGGCCGTCGGGTCCGGGCCGCAGCGATGGCTGTACGTGGTGCCGTTCATCTCCCAGCCGAGCACGAGGACCGCGTCGTCGAGCCCGTGCTCCACGAGCCGCTCCCCGAGCACCCGGAAGTGCGCGTCGAAGGCGCCGCCCGCGCCGCGCCGCAGCCCCGTGCGCACCTCCGCGTCCGGCAGCCCCGCCTCGTTGCGGTCGAGCAGCGGCACGTTCAGGACGAAGAGCCGTCCCGGCCGCTCCTCCTTCCAGCGCGCCCAGGGCTCGAAGAGCGCCGGATGCCCCTCGATGTTGGACCAGCGGTCGCCGGGCAGGTACGTGTGCCCCACGGTGAGCGTCTCGCCGCCGAGCCAGGCCTGCACCTGCGCGATCCGCCGCACCCCGGCCTCGTCGGAGCCGGTGAAGAAGCCGGAGGGCACCCCGGGCAGCGGCTCCGGCGCCACGGGGGCCCGGCTTCCGGTGTGCCGGCTTCCGGGCGCGATCCCGTCGTGTGGGAGCAGGAACACGAGAACGGCCGCGAGCAGCACGATCAGTGCGACCCGCGGCCGGAAGAGGAAAGGTTTCACGTCAGCTGGTCCAGAAGTCCCACCATCGGGTCAGGATCAGCATCCCGATGATCCCGATGTGCAGGACGGGCAGGGCGAAGGCGAACTCGCCGAGGAAGGTCCGCACCCCGGCCGGGGCGGGCAGCAGCCCGGCCCGGACGTTGTGCGCGGTCACGTACCAGAACATGACGATGGTCGCGGTCCAGGCCAGGCAGCACCACAGGCAGAGCGCGCCGATCTCGTACAGCGACTGGTGCATGAGCCAGGTGCAGAAGCCGACGCCGAAGAGCATCCCGGCGTTGAGACCGAGCCAGAACCAGCCCCGGTAGCGGGCCCCGGAGAGCAGCCCGGCACCGACGGCGACGACGGCGGCGTACGTGACGAGCCCGAGCATCGGGTTGGGGAAGCCGAAGACCGCGGCCTGCTCGCTCTTCATGATGTTGCCGCAGGAGACGACCGGGTTCAGGCTGCACCCGGGCTGGAAGCCGGGGTCCTCCAGGAGCTTGAACTTGTCGATCGTGATCACCCAGGCGGCCAGCACGCCCGCCGCCCCGGTGACCATCAGCATCCAGGCGAAGGCCCGGCCCGCGCCGGACCCCGTCCCCGCGGTCTCCCGCGCGGACTCCTCCTGCCGCTGCCCGGGCACCCCGTCCCGCACGTTCACCGTCGCCATGCCGCGCCCCCTTTCCGTTCTCCGGCTCAGCCCTGGATGCGCCGGACCGGCATCAGGACGTGGGCGCTCTCCGCGAGCATCTCCTCGTCGGAGACGAAGGTGCGCAGCCGCGCCTCGTCGACGGGCTGCCCGGGGACGGCCTCGGGCCAGGGGCGGACGGAGCAGATGAGGTAGACCTGGCCGCGCTCGCGGGCGGCGGTCTCCCACTCGTCGGGCACCGGGCACTGCACCTTCAGGAAGGGCAGGTTGAGCACGGCGGAGCCGCCCTCGACGAGCAGCGTGGCGTTGATCCCGCCGTCCTTCTCCAGGTCGAACAGCCGGTCGCCGACCGAGAGACCCATCGACTCCAGGGCCGTCCGC includes:
- a CDS encoding glycoside hydrolase family 26 protein gives rise to the protein MKPFLFRPRVALIVLLAAVLVFLLPHDGIAPGSRHTGSRAPVAPEPLPGVPSGFFTGSDEAGVRRIAQVQAWLGGETLTVGHTYLPGDRWSNIEGHPALFEPWARWKEERPGRLFVLNVPLLDRNEAGLPDAEVRTGLRRGAGGAFDAHFRVLGERLVEHGLDDAVLVLGWEMNGTTYSHRCGPDPTAWKAYWRRVVGVLRDVPGQRFRFDFTPSRGLDAVAWPLCYPGDDVVDIIGMDAYDQPAGLSFEEQVTEEYGLEHHVRFAAAHGKPVSYPEWGLFRNGDNPVYVRGMLDWFATHRPVYQTVTDYCPHGVWECADNPESARIVRGALGAPARP
- a CDS encoding DUF5949 family protein; translation: MTTSNVVSSARSASPLGTLTVIPWSSEPTAGEAATPFLMAYSLGDGRDGPEAGQQAMRTALESMGLSVGDRLFDLEKDGGINATLLVEGGSAVLNLPFLKVQCPVPDEWETAARERGQVYLICSVRPWPEAVPGQPVDEARLRTFVSDEEMLAESAHVLMPVRRIQG
- a CDS encoding vitamin K epoxide reductase family protein yields the protein MATVNVRDGVPGQRQEESARETAGTGSGAGRAFAWMLMVTGAAGVLAAWVITIDKFKLLEDPGFQPGCSLNPVVSCGNIMKSEQAAVFGFPNPMLGLVTYAAVVAVGAGLLSGARYRGWFWLGLNAGMLFGVGFCTWLMHQSLYEIGALCLWCCLAWTATIVMFWYVTAHNVRAGLLPAPAGVRTFLGEFAFALPVLHIGIIGMLILTRWWDFWTS
- the trhA gene encoding PAQR family membrane homeostasis protein TrhA encodes the protein MTAAMPEVTPTDVPGSVENPLSLPPKPRLRGWLHAGMFPAVIVAGLVLVAFSDSPRARIACGIYVLTACLLFGISALYHRGNWGPRGEAVLRRLDHANIFLIIAGTYTPLTLLLLPDSTAKPLMWAVWAAALAGIAFRVFWVGAPRWLYTPCYIAMGWAAVFFLPDFMRAGGIAVLVLVIVGGLLYSAGGVIYGMKRPNPSPRWFGFHEVFHSLTLAAFIVHYVGISLVAYQHA